One genomic segment of Desulforegula conservatrix Mb1Pa includes these proteins:
- a CDS encoding CHAT domain-containing protein: MNPKYKSCPQNCFFSINSLILFMFIFICLDSAMAGQGKGNDQIIHQINIIDSLMDKGDFKEASILAEKTAISLESQKKQKIRAQFLCIQAEALSSMGFNSKALDILDKAGKEAVSIDDMDVNTKIHLLKGSILILKMKTIDAKSELEKSLDLAVKTGNKRLEALIFNSLGNLNVVDGNYEGAISSFIKSSDLALSVRDKVSCVNAMINASKVMIDQGDTGKAYSLLEKALAETENLPGDRDKIFSILAISDLSKNISYTDHERQENLSKKLPSLYDMALKISEKNRDHIAASYALGGLGSYHENRKEYKEALDLTYKAILKAQISGSGESLMRLHWQAGRITKAVGKKDEALSEYEKSVYYIKKSRNDLSDDCRSGKSTYKDIVGPVYLEFVDLMLEKSSTSAQEEKQTLLKKVLVTLESLKTAEIQDYFKDECITAMESKISSTEAVSSNTAALYPVILPKRTELILSIPGQIIQKTVNVDSDKMTETINNFRSRLENSGNSYFMKDSNKLYDWLIRPIEEILEKNSIKTIVIIPDGPIRTIPMAALNDGESFLIEKYSIVTTPGLTLTDPNPLEKKGIKLLMAGLTESVQGFSALPNVEKEVDYLNKNFKSKVLQNGKFTSSNIENSMGNAPYSIIHIATHGQFDRNPSKTFLLTYDGRLTLDDLDKLIKPSKYSENPVELLTLSACQTAVGDDRAALGLAGVAVKSGARCALASLWFIDDEATSRLITRFYDELKKPEMSKAEAIRIAQVSLLNQDDFKHPAFWSPFLLIGNWL; encoded by the coding sequence ATGAATCCTAAATACAAGTCTTGTCCCCAAAACTGTTTTTTCAGTATTAACAGTCTCATTCTGTTCATGTTTATTTTTATCTGCCTTGATTCTGCAATGGCCGGGCAAGGTAAAGGGAATGACCAGATCATCCATCAAATTAACATAATCGACTCATTGATGGATAAAGGGGATTTTAAGGAAGCCTCAATTCTTGCGGAAAAAACCGCTATAAGCTTAGAATCCCAAAAAAAACAAAAAATACGCGCCCAGTTTCTATGTATTCAGGCAGAAGCCTTGAGCTCAATGGGATTTAATTCAAAGGCTCTTGATATTCTGGATAAAGCAGGAAAAGAGGCGGTCAGTATTGATGACATGGACGTTAATACAAAGATTCATCTCCTGAAAGGATCCATTCTCATCCTGAAAATGAAAACCATCGATGCCAAGTCAGAGCTTGAAAAAAGCCTTGATCTGGCAGTAAAAACCGGGAACAAAAGGCTTGAGGCGCTGATATTCAATAGTCTGGGAAACCTTAATGTTGTTGATGGAAATTACGAAGGGGCCATAAGCTCATTTATCAAAAGTTCAGACCTTGCTTTAAGTGTCAGGGACAAAGTTTCATGTGTCAATGCCATGATCAACGCGTCTAAGGTTATGATTGATCAGGGAGACACAGGGAAAGCATATTCCTTACTTGAAAAGGCGCTGGCAGAAACCGAAAATCTTCCTGGTGACAGGGACAAGATATTCAGCATTCTCGCAATATCTGATCTTTCCAAAAACATCAGCTATACGGATCATGAACGCCAAGAAAATCTGAGCAAAAAACTCCCTTCACTCTACGACATGGCTTTAAAGATTTCCGAAAAAAACAGGGATCATATTGCCGCGTCATATGCTTTGGGAGGTCTTGGGTCTTACCACGAAAACAGAAAGGAATATAAAGAAGCCCTTGACCTGACCTACAAGGCAATTTTAAAGGCCCAGATTTCAGGCTCTGGGGAATCCCTGATGAGATTGCACTGGCAGGCTGGAAGAATAACAAAAGCAGTAGGTAAAAAGGATGAGGCCTTATCTGAGTACGAAAAATCCGTTTACTATATCAAAAAGTCAAGAAATGATCTTTCAGACGATTGCAGAAGTGGCAAATCAACATACAAGGACATCGTGGGGCCAGTCTATCTTGAGTTCGTCGATCTGATGCTTGAAAAATCATCAACAAGTGCCCAGGAAGAAAAGCAGACTCTGCTGAAAAAAGTCCTCGTTACCCTGGAAAGCCTTAAAACAGCTGAAATCCAGGATTATTTCAAGGATGAATGCATAACAGCAATGGAATCCAAAATATCTTCAACAGAGGCAGTATCCTCAAATACTGCTGCACTTTATCCTGTAATCCTTCCGAAGAGAACTGAGCTGATTCTAAGTATCCCCGGCCAGATTATCCAAAAAACTGTGAATGTTGATTCAGATAAAATGACTGAAACAATAAACAATTTCAGATCAAGACTTGAGAATTCCGGCAACTCGTATTTTATGAAGGATTCCAACAAGCTTTACGATTGGCTTATTCGTCCGATTGAAGAAATTCTTGAAAAGAATTCCATCAAAACAATAGTCATAATACCGGACGGCCCCATAAGGACAATTCCAATGGCTGCCCTTAACGACGGAGAGTCATTTCTGATCGAAAAATACTCGATTGTGACAACTCCAGGCCTCACCCTCACTGATCCTAATCCACTGGAAAAAAAAGGAATCAAACTTCTGATGGCAGGTCTTACTGAGTCAGTGCAGGGCTTTTCTGCCCTTCCGAATGTCGAAAAAGAAGTCGACTATCTGAACAAAAATTTCAAAAGCAAGGTACTTCAGAACGGAAAATTCACATCATCGAATATCGAAAATTCAATGGGAAACGCGCCATATTCAATAATTCACATAGCGACCCACGGTCAGTTTGACAGGAATCCTTCTAAAACCTTTCTGCTGACATATGACGGACGCTTGACACTGGATGACCTGGATAAACTCATAAAGCCAAGCAAGTACAGCGAAAATCCTGTTGAACTGCTTACACTCAGCGCATGCCAGACAGCGGTCGGAGATGACAGGGCCGCCCTCGGACTAGCTGGTGTCGCCGTAAAATCTGGAGCAAGATGCGCCCTTGCAAGTCTGTGGTTTATTGATGACGAAGCGACGTCCCGTCTCATTACAAGATTCTATGATGAACTTAAAAAACCCGAAATGTCCAAGGCCGAAGCCATCAGAATCGCCCAGGTCAGCCTTCTGAACCAGGATGACTTCAAACATCCGGCATTCTGGTCACCGTTTCTTCTCATAGGAAACTGGTTATGA
- a CDS encoding transporter substrate-binding domain-containing protein, whose translation MKKNWILGAVTLVLLVAGFAGISTAADIELAKKSTLEDIIKRGELRVGFEAGYIPFEMTDKKGGFVGFDIDIAKEMAKALKVKFVPVNTAWDGIIPALVTQKFDIIMSGMTVTQERNIQINFADPYIVVGQTILLSKKHEGKVKSYKDLNDPKYTVVSKLGTTGEQATKREIPKCTYKSFETEAEALLEVVNGKADAYVYDKPNCVVALAEQGSDKLVFLDQPFTYEPLAWGVRKGDPDFMNWLNNFLRQIQNDGTYERINNKWIKSTDWYKDIK comes from the coding sequence ATGAAAAAGAACTGGATTCTTGGAGCAGTGACCTTGGTTCTTCTTGTTGCCGGTTTTGCAGGGATTTCAACTGCGGCAGACATCGAACTTGCAAAGAAATCAACACTCGAGGATATCATCAAACGTGGTGAACTAAGGGTTGGTTTTGAAGCCGGGTACATTCCTTTTGAAATGACAGATAAAAAAGGCGGATTTGTCGGTTTTGATATTGATATTGCAAAAGAAATGGCAAAAGCTCTTAAAGTAAAATTTGTTCCGGTGAACACTGCATGGGACGGAATTATTCCGGCTCTTGTAACCCAAAAATTCGACATAATTATGAGCGGGATGACCGTTACCCAGGAAAGAAATATTCAGATAAACTTTGCTGATCCATATATTGTAGTTGGTCAGACAATCCTTCTCAGCAAAAAACATGAAGGCAAGGTAAAATCCTACAAAGATCTGAATGATCCGAAATACACAGTGGTTTCAAAACTTGGTACAACAGGCGAACAGGCCACCAAGAGAGAAATTCCTAAATGTACTTACAAGTCTTTTGAAACAGAAGCAGAAGCCCTTCTTGAAGTTGTCAACGGCAAGGCAGACGCTTATGTCTACGACAAGCCAAACTGCGTTGTTGCCCTTGCAGAACAGGGATCTGACAAACTTGTTTTCCTTGACCAGCCTTTCACATACGAGCCTCTTGCATGGGGCGTACGCAAAGGCGATCCTGACTTCATGAACTGGCTGAATAATTTTCTCAGACAGATCCAGAACGATGGAACCTATGAGAGAATCAACAACAAATGGATCAAATCAACTGACTGGTACAAAGATATCAAATAG
- a CDS encoding amino acid ABC transporter permease (The N-terminal region of this protein, as described by TIGR01726, is a three transmembrane segment that identifies a subfamily of ABC transporter permease subunits, which specificities that include histidine, arginine, glutamine, glutamate, L-cystine (sic), the opines (in Agrobacterium) octopine and nopaline, etc.), with protein sequence MAFSLNPGAQEKSRQYYVMWTSAFFLVILGIVFSLYFSTKQIDYVWRWNRVPQYFIYQDNVGIAAELPGEIGNIENKGENSIVTLKTDEGLKDYTVPSKGLLVSQGDMIKAGDILSSVKQWKPGILLEGMWLTLVVSFISTIIGVIIGLFTGLARISENPALKWSAITYIEIIRGSPLLVQIYIWYFVLGTLTNSMLEKYSATGWKIPPLWFGIASMAFFTGAYVAEIARAGIQSIHRGQVEAARSLGMTASQAMIHVILPQALRRILPPLAGQFISLIKDSSLLGIIAVRDLTKATREVVTTSLQPFELWFLCALLYLVLTFALSIFLQYLERRVVSA encoded by the coding sequence ATGGCCTTTTCTCTTAATCCGGGCGCACAGGAAAAAAGCAGACAATATTACGTGATGTGGACCAGCGCGTTTTTTCTTGTAATACTTGGAATCGTTTTCAGCCTGTACTTTTCAACAAAACAGATTGATTATGTATGGCGCTGGAACAGAGTTCCCCAGTATTTCATATATCAGGACAATGTTGGCATTGCAGCCGAGTTACCCGGCGAAATCGGTAATATCGAAAACAAGGGCGAAAACTCAATCGTCACTTTAAAAACCGATGAAGGTTTGAAAGACTATACAGTACCGTCAAAGGGATTGCTTGTCAGCCAGGGAGACATGATAAAAGCAGGAGATATTCTTTCTTCCGTGAAACAATGGAAGCCAGGGATTCTTCTTGAAGGCATGTGGCTGACATTGGTCGTAAGCTTCATTTCGACCATAATAGGAGTAATAATCGGACTTTTCACAGGACTTGCGAGAATCTCCGAAAATCCTGCTCTCAAATGGTCTGCAATAACTTATATTGAAATCATCAGAGGATCACCTCTCCTCGTTCAGATATACATCTGGTATTTTGTTCTTGGAACTCTCACAAACTCGATGCTTGAAAAATACAGCGCAACAGGATGGAAAATCCCTCCTCTGTGGTTTGGCATAGCCTCAATGGCTTTTTTCACAGGCGCATATGTCGCAGAGATAGCAAGAGCTGGGATTCAGTCCATACACAGGGGACAGGTGGAGGCCGCTAGGTCTCTTGGAATGACGGCATCCCAGGCAATGATACATGTCATTCTGCCACAGGCGCTGAGACGTATCCTTCCGCCTCTGGCAGGGCAGTTCATAAGTCTTATAAAAGACTCTTCACTTCTTGGAATAATTGCTGTGAGAGATCTTACCAAGGCAACTAGAGAAGTTGTTACAACAAGCCTTCAGCCTTTTGAGCTATGGTTTCTATGCGCCCTGCTCTACCTTGTTCTTACGTTCGCGCTTTCAATTTTCCTTCAGTATCTTGAAAGGAGAGTAGTCTCAGCATGA
- a CDS encoding amino acid ABC transporter ATP-binding protein, with product MIEIKNVIKTFRVPHEVRALKSVSCSVVQGEVVVIIGPSGSGKSTLLRCINQLERPDSGSIIIDGTDILKPGTNINKIREEVGMVFQSFNLFPHKTVLENVMLSQLVVRKRSKAEAEKKALFLLEKVGIKDKVNVFPDQLSGGQQQRVAIARALAMDPKVMLFDEPTSALDPEMIGEVLDVMKSLAKEGMTMVVVTHEMGFAREVSDRIIFMDHGLIVEEGIPDKIFNAAESDRTKLFLSQIL from the coding sequence ATGATAGAAATCAAAAATGTCATAAAAACATTTCGTGTACCGCATGAAGTAAGGGCTCTGAAAAGTGTCTCCTGTTCAGTCGTCCAGGGAGAGGTTGTGGTCATAATAGGCCCTTCAGGATCAGGCAAAAGCACCCTTTTAAGATGCATAAACCAGCTTGAAAGACCTGACTCCGGCAGCATAATCATAGATGGAACAGATATACTCAAACCAGGAACAAATATTAACAAGATCAGGGAAGAAGTCGGGATGGTTTTTCAATCATTCAACCTTTTCCCACACAAGACAGTTCTTGAAAATGTAATGCTCTCACAATTGGTAGTAAGAAAAAGGAGCAAGGCCGAAGCTGAAAAAAAAGCTTTGTTTCTCCTTGAGAAAGTTGGAATAAAGGACAAGGTCAATGTTTTCCCGGACCAGCTTTCAGGTGGACAGCAGCAAAGAGTGGCCATAGCCAGGGCTCTTGCCATGGATCCCAAGGTAATGCTCTTTGATGAACCCACATCGGCCCTTGACCCTGAAATGATCGGAGAGGTTCTGGACGTAATGAAGAGCCTTGCAAAAGAAGGCATGACAATGGTCGTGGTTACCCATGAAATGGGCTTTGCAAGGGAAGTGTCTGATAGAATAATTTTTATGGATCACGGACTCATTGTTGAAGAGGGAATCCCTGACAAAATATTCAATGCAGCAGAGAGTGACAGAACCAAACTGTTTTTGAGCCAAATACTTTAA
- a CDS encoding SGNH/GDSL hydrolase family protein, with protein MPILPNRFLRAMFCSVLCFLLFLPAIAGAASFPRIVAFGDSLSDHGGLQKYIGAYDPVSNPNGALTTWSNGDVWLDYLKKRTNSDLDDRAIAGAMTEGHENSSVQSMINSGALPDLGLSGQVNSYLASNPVIDSTGTLFSIWIGGNDLLEYSRGESKYTSPDSLILGATGVTVQAMENIYEKGGRNFLVLNLPDIGKAPAFSSSSSEMRAVATLMSTMYNQYLWNLVDQFASSHADASVIKFDVFSHINAELSSGAFANTTETYMKYDANGNRTLEHNEPASDYFFWDMIHPMTRAHQRLADAVFSSSGTTVNRISPVVAVTGYNISSSQQTIQASEPVTVTVNASATGSAPVYYEFYYCANYGTAEYSSTQWTKVQDYSTSNSCTYSFPSSGNYIVVARAVTDPSNLPSALPIVGSMISVGGGTSQVNISGYTATATPDLVTGSPFSISVNASTPDRSAISYKFFYCGNYGSSTYDTTAWNTVQEYSSANSCSYSFSDPGNYIIVARAVTDPQNEPGALPIVGSLVTVNSPAQ; from the coding sequence ATGCCAATTCTACCAAATCGTTTTTTAAGAGCCATGTTCTGTTCCGTTCTTTGCTTTTTATTATTTTTGCCCGCCATCGCAGGCGCAGCCAGTTTTCCCAGAATAGTCGCTTTTGGTGACAGCCTTAGTGACCACGGAGGTCTTCAAAAATATATCGGAGCTTATGATCCTGTGTCAAATCCCAACGGAGCGCTCACGACCTGGTCCAACGGAGATGTTTGGCTTGACTATCTAAAAAAAAGAACGAACTCTGATCTTGATGACAGGGCAATAGCAGGTGCCATGACCGAAGGCCACGAAAATTCAAGTGTCCAGTCCATGATAAATTCCGGGGCTCTTCCGGACCTTGGTCTCAGTGGTCAGGTTAATTCATATTTAGCCTCAAACCCTGTAATTGATTCAACAGGAACTCTTTTTTCCATATGGATCGGAGGAAATGATCTTCTTGAATACAGCAGAGGAGAGTCCAAATATACATCACCTGATTCTCTTATTTTAGGCGCAACCGGAGTTACTGTCCAGGCCATGGAAAATATCTATGAAAAAGGCGGCAGAAATTTTCTTGTGCTGAATCTTCCTGACATTGGCAAGGCCCCTGCATTTTCGTCTTCATCATCAGAGATGAGGGCCGTCGCTACCTTGATGAGCACCATGTATAATCAGTATCTGTGGAACCTTGTTGATCAGTTCGCCTCTTCCCATGCCGACGCTTCCGTAATTAAATTCGATGTTTTCAGTCATATCAACGCTGAGCTTTCGAGCGGAGCATTTGCAAATACCACAGAAACATATATGAAATATGATGCGAACGGAAACAGAACCCTTGAGCATAATGAACCTGCCTCGGATTATTTTTTCTGGGATATGATTCATCCCATGACCAGGGCGCATCAGAGACTTGCCGATGCTGTTTTTTCAAGCTCAGGCACAACCGTAAACCGTATCAGCCCTGTCGTTGCTGTGACCGGATACAATATCTCGTCATCCCAGCAGACAATACAGGCGTCAGAGCCGGTTACAGTCACGGTAAACGCTTCTGCCACAGGTTCTGCTCCTGTCTATTATGAGTTCTATTATTGTGCCAATTACGGAACAGCCGAGTATTCTTCTACTCAATGGACAAAGGTTCAGGATTATTCTACGTCAAACTCCTGCACCTATTCGTTCCCCAGCTCAGGAAATTATATAGTCGTAGCCCGGGCAGTTACGGACCCATCAAATTTACCATCTGCGCTACCTATTGTCGGTTCTATGATTTCTGTTGGAGGCGGTACGTCTCAGGTCAATATATCCGGTTACACAGCAACAGCTACGCCTGATCTTGTTACAGGATCTCCTTTTAGTATATCTGTGAATGCATCCACTCCTGACAGAAGCGCCATATCTTACAAGTTTTTTTACTGCGGTAATTACGGCTCATCGACCTATGATACGACCGCATGGAATACTGTTCAGGAATATTCATCTGCAAATTCATGCTCATATTCTTTTTCTGATCCAGGGAATTATATAATAGTGGCAAGAGCTGTGACAGATCCCCAAAATGAGCCTGGGGCACTGCCAATTGTCGGAAGTCTTGTGACGGTCAACAGCCCTGCTCAATAA